The following are encoded together in the Citrus sinensis cultivar Valencia sweet orange chromosome 1, DVS_A1.0, whole genome shotgun sequence genome:
- the LOC102630844 gene encoding uncharacterized protein LOC102630844 yields the protein MKVRSSVKKMCEFCKIIKRRGRVYVICSANLKHKQRQGMSTFANEGLIPFTSVETNVKQEIAPNHNIRAGLASLIPKKHESWSIIYGWRASLASLLFKQGN from the exons ATGAAGGTGCGATCATCCGTGAAGAAGATGTGTGAGTTTTGTAAGATAATTAAACGTCGTGGTCGTGTGTATGTAATTTGCTCTGCTAATCTGAAGCACAAGCAACGACAGGGCATGTCAACATTCGCAAATGAAGGACTAATCCCTTTCAC GTCCGTGGAGACCAATGTCAAGCAAGAAATTGCACCAAATCACAACATCAGAGCAGGGCTGGCTTCTCTGATACCAAAAAAGCATGAGTCATGGTCAATCATCTATGGATGGAGGGCCAGTCTTGCATCTCTGCTGTTCAAACAAGGAAATTAG